Proteins from one Entomospira culicis genomic window:
- the rpmB gene encoding 50S ribosomal protein L28, translating to MSRECDFCGKATITGNSVPRKGKSKKQGGNGEHVVRRTGRTFKPNLFKVRALVAGRRSQVKVCAKCMKAGKVVKA from the coding sequence ATGTCTAGAGAGTGTGATTTTTGTGGCAAAGCAACCATTACCGGCAACAGTGTGCCACGTAAGGGTAAAAGTAAGAAACAAGGTGGTAACGGCGAGCACGTAGTACGTCGCACGGGACGCACCTTTAAACCTAATCTATTTAAAGTACGTGCTTTGGTGGCTGGTCGTCGGTCGCAGGTTAAAGTGTGTGCAAAGTGTATGAAGGCGGGTAAGGTCGTTAAAGCCTAA
- a CDS encoding thioredoxin family protein: MICQIFENDGDADLVTAMLESYLEARGMQATITKYDKNFAPDIFARSHIEMTPALIIDEELVIAGEQLEARDIITRIFEVIEGETLESGSSCGSGGCGTGSSSGGGCGCGSGGSSGGGGCGSGSCGCH; this comes from the coding sequence ATGATTTGTCAAATATTTGAAAACGACGGCGACGCTGATTTAGTTACCGCCATGTTAGAATCCTACCTAGAGGCCCGTGGCATGCAAGCAACAATCACTAAGTACGATAAGAATTTTGCTCCCGATATCTTTGCCCGTTCCCATATCGAGATGACCCCCGCCCTCATCATCGACGAAGAGCTTGTCATTGCCGGTGAACAACTCGAAGCCCGTGATATCATCACCCGTATCTTCGAAGTCATCGAAGGCGAAACCTTGGAAAGTGGCTCTAGTTGTGGAAGCGGTGGTTGTGGCACTGGAAGCAGTTCCGGTGGTGGTTGTGGCTGTGGTTCAGGGGGCTCTAGCGGCGGTGGCGGTTGTGGCTCGGGTAGCTGTGGTTGTCATTAG
- a CDS encoding flagellar filament outer layer protein FlaA, producing the protein MKKSLTLIGMLLAAGFTAQAQSLGPMLTLETRVVDSFDGDGTYADEGQENIQWSVVGSQNSVEDFPLMTLANTWPRDKYGERPENAESLQVLAINGAFTQRGRNYIEIIPTRDGSTPSPIPLTGVVKAMGIWVWGSNFNHDFIAVVEDSNQVQHRINMGRLNYMGWRNLSASIPSSINQRNDTFPLRRELRLVKFIVEINAAERADNFFVYLDNFTTISQRRNMSNFDGIDLTEPRVLDQIWEGRPVSTQAGQVGTNSAVSDPTKLQEVQVSTMSDPSAWVGRMSRDNGIITVRGLESDGSVEKLPLNGEDGAQDESGFILGARVQFIRRALSHFTIKSVNPLLIEGVTKTISVQVAGRNVPHTLSIVIRDYEGRRHELVMGKLDFAGWKQLSVSIPESVVQKDRHYGHLAGIFVEEFIVRADLEEARGVYLLWLDDLRAVVDLYGVTTGRADDDPRDELW; encoded by the coding sequence ATGAAAAAGAGCTTAACACTTATAGGTATGTTGTTAGCTGCTGGCTTCACCGCCCAAGCACAAAGCCTAGGGCCTATGCTCACTTTGGAGACACGTGTGGTGGACTCCTTTGATGGCGATGGTACCTATGCCGATGAGGGGCAGGAGAACATTCAGTGGAGTGTTGTGGGTAGTCAAAACAGTGTAGAGGATTTTCCTTTAATGACCCTTGCCAACACTTGGCCACGCGATAAGTACGGTGAGCGTCCTGAAAACGCAGAATCGTTACAGGTTTTGGCTATCAATGGTGCGTTTACTCAGCGTGGACGCAATTACATCGAGATTATCCCTACCCGCGATGGTAGTACGCCATCTCCTATCCCCCTAACAGGTGTGGTTAAGGCGATGGGTATTTGGGTGTGGGGAAGTAACTTTAACCACGACTTTATCGCGGTAGTAGAAGATTCTAATCAAGTACAACATCGTATTAACATGGGTCGCCTTAATTACATGGGATGGCGCAATCTAAGTGCAAGCATTCCTTCTAGCATCAATCAACGTAATGATACCTTCCCACTACGTCGTGAATTACGTTTGGTGAAGTTTATTGTGGAGATCAATGCTGCCGAGCGTGCGGATAATTTCTTTGTCTATCTTGATAACTTTACCACGATTAGTCAACGTCGCAATATGAGCAACTTTGATGGTATCGATTTGACTGAGCCTCGCGTGCTTGATCAAATCTGGGAAGGTCGTCCTGTAAGTACGCAGGCAGGTCAAGTAGGCACCAACAGCGCTGTTTCTGATCCAACCAAACTCCAAGAGGTACAGGTAAGCACGATGAGTGATCCTAGTGCTTGGGTTGGACGTATGTCTCGCGATAATGGTATCATTACCGTGCGTGGTCTCGAGAGCGATGGTTCTGTAGAGAAGTTGCCTCTCAATGGTGAAGATGGTGCACAAGACGAGAGTGGATTTATTCTTGGTGCGCGTGTACAATTTATTCGCCGTGCGCTTTCTCACTTTACCATTAAATCCGTGAATCCTCTGCTCATTGAGGGTGTAACCAAGACAATCAGCGTGCAGGTTGCTGGACGTAATGTTCCTCATACTTTGAGTATTGTGATTCGTGATTATGAAGGTCGCCGTCATGAGTTGGTGATGGGTAAGCTTGATTTTGCTGGTTGGAAGCAGTTGAGTGTCTCTATTCCTGAGTCTGTGGTGCAAAAAGATCGTCATTATGGACACCTTGCTGGTATCTTTGTGGAGGAGTTTATTGTTCGTGCTGACTTAGAAGAGGCGCGTGGCGTTTACCTCTTATGGTTAGACGATTTACGTGCTGTGGTTGACCTATATGGTGTAACAACCGGACGTGCAGACGATGATCCTCGTGATGAGTTGTGGTAA
- a CDS encoding methyl-accepting chemotaxis protein — translation MIEPSKKEKIKKTKKPKKVRKPFRNSANFTLILFIVFISLLQSALFLTMYNTGLTGRIMSRTSTGISDTVSGIGNSVVQFKRFLSEMSQHFTVIGFDENNYDTLSNITVKAVKNHPSITNISFFTLKDFNEGGFYSIALHADQVGRDQIRKSLNIPGINEVLNTSQQVVTDVYMDTIINVPVFSVLTPVYSQYGEIIGIIIADFDIEDFFKVSLLYSRAISESAWPMISDRTGSLVVSSHNETTGRSYSVGDQLSDHLMKVSENDWKRIFEARGEPLMHGAANRYTISKFIPNTPWLLTIYGNLDDFTRERLGFILSSIAVIVIAILLSMLVILLFVKDPFNNLARQVAKLSDGDLVNIKMPKVTMLEINMVSNELFHLVKHFKESLCASVSSLEGMRQTKDSVLNQIELTQKTFDSIQQKVNALKTEVQGETQTRTEMKALITTKLGQLTAIQDSNSEQLRALTSSSVSVEELSANINSINNNINIMAKNARDLREAGVSGKEQLIQTDTLIRQILEKSESLNATNLVIEDIAERTNLLAMNAAIEAAHAGDMGRGFAVVAGEIRILAMNSGTQLTISAQNLQAVNDLVSNIFDASRAMENSFVSILDGMQQLNEKTTQVEEAMREQSSGTKDIVSSLDILKKNSDQIQQEMTAIINVTHKILANVATLEEIEAELNTSIGDIESLEKKNVDIIRKILRIVKESHEVLDEMSNELLAFRVVVK, via the coding sequence ATGATAGAACCATCAAAAAAAGAGAAGATCAAAAAAACCAAAAAGCCAAAAAAAGTGCGTAAGCCCTTTCGTAACTCTGCTAACTTTACCTTAATCCTCTTCATCGTCTTTATTTCGCTTTTACAATCTGCCCTCTTTCTTACAATGTACAACACTGGTCTCACCGGTCGTATTATGTCGCGCACTAGCACCGGTATCTCTGACACAGTATCGGGAATTGGCAACTCCGTGGTGCAATTTAAGCGCTTCTTATCAGAAATGTCGCAACACTTTACTGTCATCGGTTTTGATGAAAACAATTACGATACGCTCTCCAACATCACCGTAAAAGCCGTAAAAAACCATCCCTCTATTACCAATATCTCCTTCTTTACCCTCAAAGATTTTAATGAAGGTGGCTTTTATTCCATTGCGTTGCACGCAGATCAAGTTGGGCGCGATCAAATTCGTAAGTCGCTTAACATCCCCGGCATAAACGAGGTGCTTAATACCTCTCAACAAGTGGTTACCGATGTTTATATGGATACCATTATAAACGTACCCGTCTTTAGCGTACTTACCCCCGTCTATAGCCAATATGGAGAGATTATTGGGATTATTATTGCAGATTTTGACATTGAAGATTTTTTTAAAGTTTCCCTGCTTTACAGCCGTGCCATATCTGAATCAGCTTGGCCGATGATCAGCGATCGTACTGGTTCCTTAGTTGTAAGCTCCCACAATGAAACCACTGGACGATCTTATTCTGTGGGGGATCAACTCTCTGATCACTTGATGAAAGTCTCCGAAAACGATTGGAAGCGCATTTTTGAGGCCCGAGGTGAACCCCTTATGCATGGGGCTGCCAACCGTTATACTATCTCGAAATTTATTCCCAACACCCCTTGGCTTCTCACCATTTATGGTAATCTCGACGACTTTACCAGAGAACGATTAGGCTTTATTCTCAGCTCCATCGCCGTTATCGTCATCGCTATTCTCTTGAGTATGCTCGTCATTCTCCTCTTCGTCAAAGATCCCTTCAATAATCTTGCAAGACAAGTTGCTAAGCTTAGCGACGGTGATTTAGTCAACATTAAAATGCCAAAGGTTACCATGCTTGAAATTAATATGGTCTCCAATGAGCTCTTTCATCTAGTAAAACACTTTAAGGAATCACTTTGTGCCTCTGTATCCTCCCTTGAGGGCATGCGCCAGACAAAAGATAGTGTCCTAAACCAAATTGAGCTCACGCAAAAGACCTTCGACTCCATTCAGCAAAAAGTAAACGCGCTCAAAACCGAAGTGCAAGGTGAAACACAGACGCGCACCGAGATGAAAGCGCTCATTACCACCAAACTTGGGCAACTTACCGCCATTCAAGATAGCAACAGCGAGCAATTGCGCGCACTTACCAGCTCTTCAGTCTCGGTAGAGGAGCTCTCCGCTAACATCAACTCCATCAATAATAACATTAATATCATGGCAAAAAATGCACGCGACCTACGCGAAGCAGGAGTCAGTGGTAAAGAGCAATTAATTCAAACCGATACGCTTATTCGTCAAATTCTTGAAAAATCTGAAAGTCTAAACGCTACTAACTTGGTTATTGAAGACATTGCCGAACGCACCAACCTCCTTGCCATGAACGCTGCCATTGAAGCTGCTCATGCAGGCGATATGGGGCGAGGCTTTGCCGTTGTTGCTGGTGAAATTCGTATCTTGGCGATGAATTCTGGTACCCAACTTACCATTAGCGCGCAAAACCTTCAAGCGGTTAACGACCTCGTCTCTAACATTTTCGATGCAAGTCGGGCGATGGAGAACAGCTTTGTCTCGATTCTCGACGGTATGCAACAGCTTAACGAAAAGACCACACAAGTTGAAGAAGCTATGCGCGAACAGAGTAGTGGTACCAAAGATATTGTTAGCTCTCTGGATATCCTCAAAAAGAATTCTGATCAAATCCAACAGGAGATGACCGCTATTATTAATGTTACCCATAAAATCCTCGCTAACGTTGCCACACTGGAGGAAATTGAGGCGGAACTTAATACCTCTATTGGTGATATTGAATCCTTGGAGAAGAAGAATGTCGATATCATCCGCAAAATCCTACGCATCGTAAAGGAGTCTCATGAAGTCCTTGATGAGATGTCCAATGAGTTGCTTGCCTTCAGAGTTGTTGTTAAATAA
- the metG gene encoding methionine--tRNA ligase, with translation MKRRLITAALPYVNNIPHLGNLIQVLSADVFARYCRSAGFETLYICGTDEYGTATETKALKEGVTPQALCERYHYEHRGIYTWFNINFDNFSRTSNPTHTKIVQDIFTRIDEAGYIHAQEDEQHYCLSCDRFLADRFVIGTCAHCGYNQARGDQCEHCGKVLDTHELKEPHCEVCGEASQLRTTQNLYIDLPALAEGLTQWMQESKAEELWAANALAMTHSWMRDGLKQRCITRDLKWGIPVPKAGFEDKVFYVWFDAPIGYISMTAELRKNDWHSWWQNPQHVELIQFIGKDNIPFHTVVFPSTLLATGQKWTMLHRMSSTEYLNYENGKFSKTRGVGVFGNDCIATTIDTDVWRFYLMYMRPEKSDTQFSWKGFKEVVNSELVGNFGNLVNRTLSFIHKFYDGAIPAGVRDEPFWQHVQAQEAVIIAHLEKAELKDALKEILALSDFGNKQFQAGEPWRTRTEEPARAVNLIFNLTYLILDLARLMLPFIPMSAQKIGIMLQGDLNWTHLGQTSGLSKLGTSMLLFEMLEEEYIEKLRLKFGGDPVQEVTQSPNKSESTSDAPASFASLIDLRVAKVTKVERHADADKLYILQLDLGDSQRQIVSSIVPYYKEEELLDKHIVVVANLKKSKFRGVESLGMLLAAEDEADNCEVIFTQAPMGSRVLPEGEADLPAKANIKIDDFDKFPMEAKSGVVTLTGKKMIADGHHLSTTKLLNAKIG, from the coding sequence ATGAAGAGACGATTAATTACGGCAGCATTGCCTTATGTGAACAACATTCCGCATTTAGGAAATTTAATTCAAGTGCTTTCGGCCGATGTCTTTGCGCGTTATTGTCGATCTGCAGGCTTTGAGACGCTCTATATCTGTGGCACCGACGAATATGGCACCGCCACCGAGACCAAGGCGCTCAAAGAGGGCGTTACCCCACAGGCGCTTTGCGAGCGCTATCACTATGAACATCGGGGTATCTATACGTGGTTTAATATCAATTTTGATAATTTTAGTCGTACCAGTAATCCCACCCACACCAAAATTGTGCAGGATATCTTTACCCGCATCGATGAGGCGGGATATATCCACGCGCAAGAGGATGAGCAACATTATTGTCTCTCCTGCGATCGCTTTTTAGCCGATCGTTTTGTCATTGGTACGTGCGCGCATTGTGGATACAATCAAGCCCGTGGCGATCAGTGTGAGCATTGTGGTAAGGTGTTGGATACGCACGAATTAAAAGAGCCTCACTGTGAGGTTTGCGGAGAAGCTTCGCAGCTTCGTACAACACAAAATTTATACATCGATTTGCCTGCGCTTGCCGAGGGGCTAACCCAGTGGATGCAGGAGTCGAAAGCCGAGGAGTTGTGGGCTGCCAACGCCCTTGCCATGACACACAGTTGGATGCGTGATGGGCTTAAGCAACGGTGCATTACCCGCGACTTAAAGTGGGGGATTCCTGTGCCCAAGGCGGGCTTTGAGGATAAAGTCTTTTATGTTTGGTTTGATGCGCCCATCGGCTACATCTCGATGACCGCCGAGCTACGCAAAAATGATTGGCACAGCTGGTGGCAAAATCCCCAGCATGTCGAGTTAATTCAATTTATCGGTAAAGATAATATTCCTTTCCACACGGTAGTCTTCCCCTCCACGCTCTTGGCGACGGGACAGAAGTGGACGATGCTTCATCGCATGAGTTCTACGGAGTATCTTAATTATGAAAACGGAAAATTCAGTAAGACGCGTGGCGTGGGTGTCTTTGGTAACGACTGCATTGCGACGACTATCGACACCGATGTTTGGCGCTTCTATTTAATGTATATGCGCCCCGAGAAGAGTGATACGCAATTTAGCTGGAAGGGCTTTAAAGAGGTGGTCAATAGCGAGTTGGTGGGAAACTTTGGGAATTTGGTCAACCGTACGCTCTCTTTTATCCATAAATTCTATGATGGTGCGATTCCTGCTGGTGTGCGTGATGAGCCATTTTGGCAACATGTGCAAGCCCAAGAGGCGGTGATTATCGCGCACTTGGAGAAGGCGGAACTTAAAGATGCGCTCAAAGAGATTTTGGCTTTGAGCGACTTTGGGAATAAGCAATTTCAAGCAGGAGAGCCTTGGCGCACGCGTACCGAAGAGCCTGCGCGTGCCGTAAATTTGATCTTCAATTTAACTTATCTTATTTTGGATCTTGCGCGTCTCATGTTGCCATTTATCCCGATGAGTGCGCAAAAAATTGGCATTATGCTTCAAGGTGATCTCAACTGGACGCATCTTGGGCAGACTTCGGGCTTGAGTAAACTCGGAACGAGCATGCTTCTCTTTGAGATGCTCGAAGAGGAGTACATCGAAAAATTACGCCTAAAATTCGGAGGAGATCCCGTGCAAGAAGTAACCCAATCCCCCAACAAGAGTGAGTCAACGTCTGATGCGCCTGCATCTTTTGCTAGCCTTATCGACCTGCGTGTGGCAAAAGTTACCAAGGTGGAGCGCCATGCCGATGCCGACAAGCTCTATATTTTGCAACTTGACTTAGGCGATAGCCAGCGTCAAATTGTCTCCTCTATCGTACCATATTATAAAGAAGAAGAGCTTTTGGATAAGCATATTGTGGTGGTGGCAAACCTCAAAAAGAGCAAATTCCGTGGGGTGGAGAGCCTTGGTATGCTCCTTGCCGCCGAGGATGAGGCAGATAATTGTGAGGTGATCTTTACGCAAGCGCCGATGGGTAGTCGTGTGTTACCCGAGGGTGAGGCGGATCTTCCAGCCAAGGCGAATATCAAAATTGACGACTTTGATAAATTCCCCATGGAAGCGAAATCGGGCGTTGTTACGCTTACCGGGAAAAAAATGATTGCTGATGGGCATCATTTATCCACGACCAAGCTACTAAATGCAAAAATTGGCTAA
- a CDS encoding LrgB family protein, which produces MHEKSERLSWASEGMMMEKLIKIINEPLVLVGLTIAVYLAVRWMQRKAKGLALLNSTLWGGIIIIFLVQYGKVDFTEYMLANKTITFFLWPMTIALGYSMYEGWELIKRYPIPLLVSTFVAVISALSLAQLGIMAVGLEGLVAHSVVPKSVTSPIGLLIIDRIGGIGELAVFGIIWAGVVGNLFGPFLFKILKIETPLAQGYALGAVAHVLGMARATEMGKEQGAAASASIGFTGLLTIVAVEVLLRLNIMAVL; this is translated from the coding sequence ATGCACGAGAAGTCAGAGAGATTAAGCTGGGCAAGTGAGGGAATGATGATGGAGAAACTCATTAAAATTATTAATGAACCACTGGTTTTAGTGGGATTGACGATTGCCGTCTACTTGGCGGTGCGTTGGATGCAACGTAAAGCTAAGGGGTTGGCTCTCTTAAATTCGACGCTGTGGGGTGGCATTATCATTATTTTTCTGGTGCAATATGGTAAAGTTGACTTTACAGAATATATGTTGGCGAACAAGACGATTACATTTTTCTTGTGGCCGATGACCATCGCGCTAGGGTACTCCATGTACGAGGGCTGGGAGTTGATTAAACGTTATCCTATTCCGCTACTTGTCTCGACCTTTGTTGCGGTCATTTCGGCATTAAGTTTGGCGCAACTGGGCATTATGGCGGTGGGTCTTGAGGGTTTGGTTGCACACTCTGTTGTTCCCAAGTCGGTAACTTCTCCAATTGGTCTGCTGATTATTGATCGCATTGGTGGCATTGGTGAGCTTGCTGTCTTTGGGATCATTTGGGCGGGAGTGGTGGGGAATTTATTTGGCCCGTTTCTCTTTAAGATCCTTAAAATTGAGACACCTTTGGCGCAAGGATACGCATTAGGAGCAGTTGCCCACGTTTTGGGGATGGCTCGTGCGACTGAAATGGGTAAAGAACAAGGCGCTGCTGCCAGCGCATCCATCGGCTTTACCGGATTGCTAACCATTGTCGCGGTAGAGGTGTTATTGCGCTTAAATATCATGGCAGTTTTGTAG
- a CDS encoding CidA/LrgA family protein, producing the protein MIILEQLLILIGFGLLGHLVSLLVPLPGLILSMMFLFLALKFKWLKPERVGLLSNQLMAISGMLFIPMIVGILEYWEQVQSVIIPFLLVVTLGTLAPLMITGFVLEWMIKRQDAREVREIKLGK; encoded by the coding sequence ATGATAATATTAGAACAATTGCTTATTTTGATTGGATTTGGTCTCTTGGGGCACCTTGTCTCTTTGCTGGTGCCGTTGCCAGGCTTAATTTTGTCGATGATGTTTCTTTTTCTTGCGTTGAAATTTAAGTGGCTAAAGCCTGAGCGGGTCGGTTTATTAAGCAATCAGCTTATGGCGATCTCGGGCATGTTGTTTATTCCCATGATTGTGGGTATCTTAGAGTACTGGGAGCAAGTGCAATCGGTGATTATTCCGTTTCTATTGGTGGTAACATTAGGCACACTTGCCCCGCTGATGATCACCGGTTTTGTGTTAGAGTGGATGATTAAGCGGCAAGATGCACGAGAAGTCAGAGAGATTAAGCTGGGCAAGTGA
- a CDS encoding NAD(P)H-dependent flavin oxidoreductase — translation MFYKPLQIGDLHVPIPIIQGGMGVGVSLSGLASAVANAGGIGVISGAQIGFDQPDFAKNPLKVNLEALTRHIHIAKEKAKKGIIGVNLMVALHQYTEYVKTAVKSGADIIFSGAGLPMELPEFVKGSKTKIAPIVSSVRAAKLILNNWLRKFDYPADAVVVEGPMAGGHLGFAPTYFETKADFDLELVDIIAMVKEFGEKVGRKIPLIFGGGVFDQSDFKKYLTLGCDGIQMGTRFVATHECDAPMSFKHSYITAKESDITIIKSPVGMPGRAIVNPFMQKVLEDGRVPVKKCYKCLSKCNPRTIPYCITEALIHAAEGRMDEGLLFCGQNAHRIQKIVSVQELFDEMTQSA, via the coding sequence ATGTTTTATAAACCCTTACAAATTGGTGATTTACATGTGCCTATCCCGATCATTCAGGGTGGCATGGGCGTAGGAGTCAGCCTCTCTGGACTTGCTAGTGCGGTAGCCAATGCCGGCGGTATTGGGGTGATTTCGGGGGCGCAAATTGGTTTTGATCAGCCTGATTTTGCCAAAAACCCTCTCAAAGTCAACCTAGAAGCACTTACTCGCCATATCCACATCGCCAAGGAGAAGGCAAAAAAAGGTATCATCGGGGTCAACTTGATGGTGGCACTGCATCAATATACCGAGTACGTCAAGACGGCAGTTAAGAGCGGGGCGGACATTATCTTTTCGGGGGCGGGGCTTCCCATGGAGTTGCCCGAATTTGTGAAAGGAAGCAAGACCAAAATTGCACCGATTGTCTCTTCGGTGCGGGCAGCTAAATTGATTTTAAACAATTGGTTACGCAAATTCGATTATCCTGCTGATGCTGTCGTGGTGGAAGGCCCCATGGCTGGTGGACACTTGGGCTTTGCTCCCACCTACTTTGAGACCAAAGCCGATTTCGATCTTGAACTAGTCGACATCATCGCGATGGTGAAAGAGTTCGGCGAAAAGGTAGGACGCAAGATCCCCCTTATCTTCGGCGGGGGTGTCTTCGATCAAAGCGATTTCAAGAAGTATCTCACGCTCGGATGCGATGGTATCCAGATGGGTACACGCTTTGTCGCCACCCACGAGTGCGATGCTCCGATGAGCTTTAAGCACTCCTATATTACAGCGAAAGAGAGCGATATCACCATCATTAAGAGCCCCGTGGGTATGCCGGGGCGCGCGATTGTTAATCCCTTTATGCAGAAGGTTTTAGAAGATGGACGCGTGCCGGTTAAGAAGTGCTACAAGTGTCTCTCTAAGTGCAATCCACGCACCATTCCCTACTGCATCACCGAGGCGCTTATTCACGCTGCCGAAGGACGCATGGACGAGGGGTTGCTCTTTTGTGGACAAAATGCCCACCGCATCCAAAAGATCGTCTCGGTGCAAGAGCTTTTCGACGAGATGACCCAGAGCGCATAA
- a CDS encoding PTS transporter subunit EIIC, whose translation MDAKKIASDLLTQIKPEYILGLQHCATRLRFRLKESAQVDDKAVEAIEGVLSVVRSGGQYQVIIGPGVIDVFRYLNDVLKISDATPRLNKGQAGTKIQDVIFNYISGSLQPLLPAMAGAGIIKGLLALLVVILAKTSPNYAFTTSGTYQLLDAISDSAFYFLPIFLGFSAAKTLGSNPYIGALLGAILLHPIIGNMATNFMATNTLERFLGLPFIPMNYANSVLPILVSVAILAPFERFLQRVLPKSLTIILVSLTILLVLVPVVVMLFGPAMYFLSIGLVNLIEYFLNIAPWLVGAILGGTWFLLVTLGLHWALIPITYIQYAEYGSSSLLALFWVSTMAQIGVTIAVLIRNKDQNFQTLIRPATGVAILAGITEPIVYGVVLKYKRLIPIVALSGAISGALTAILKVSSTPAGLGGILSWPGFLGAPSNSFTIAILAMIIQVATAILAMILALAWGHEEKVK comes from the coding sequence ATGGATGCTAAAAAAATTGCCAGCGATCTCTTAACCCAAATTAAACCCGAGTATATCTTAGGGCTGCAACATTGCGCCACGCGACTGCGTTTTCGGCTTAAAGAGAGCGCTCAAGTGGACGACAAAGCCGTAGAAGCCATCGAGGGCGTACTTAGTGTAGTACGCAGTGGTGGACAGTATCAAGTTATCATCGGACCTGGGGTTATCGACGTCTTTCGCTACCTCAATGACGTACTCAAAATCAGCGATGCCACCCCGCGTCTCAACAAAGGACAAGCCGGCACAAAAATCCAAGACGTCATCTTTAATTACATTTCAGGCTCGCTCCAACCGCTCTTACCCGCCATGGCTGGCGCAGGTATCATTAAAGGATTACTCGCGCTTTTAGTTGTCATCCTCGCCAAAACCTCACCAAACTACGCCTTTACCACCAGTGGCACCTATCAACTTTTAGATGCCATCAGTGATAGTGCCTTCTACTTTCTCCCCATCTTTTTAGGCTTTAGTGCAGCCAAAACCCTCGGGAGCAATCCCTACATCGGTGCGCTGCTTGGCGCAATTCTCCTCCACCCCATCATTGGCAATATGGCAACCAATTTTATGGCAACCAATACATTAGAGCGCTTTTTAGGGCTTCCCTTTATCCCCATGAACTATGCCAATAGCGTGCTTCCCATACTCGTAAGTGTCGCTATCCTCGCCCCGTTTGAGCGTTTTCTCCAACGCGTATTGCCCAAAAGCTTAACCATTATCCTCGTCTCGCTCACTATTCTCTTGGTGCTTGTTCCCGTGGTGGTGATGCTCTTTGGTCCTGCGATGTACTTTCTTTCCATCGGGCTTGTCAACCTTATCGAATACTTTCTCAACATCGCCCCATGGCTGGTGGGTGCAATTCTGGGCGGTACATGGTTCCTCCTTGTAACCCTAGGATTACACTGGGCGCTTATCCCTATCACATATATTCAATACGCCGAGTACGGCTCTTCTTCTTTACTGGCCCTCTTTTGGGTCTCTACCATGGCACAAATCGGTGTAACCATTGCCGTACTTATTCGCAATAAAGATCAAAATTTTCAAACGCTTATTCGGCCTGCGACAGGCGTAGCGATTCTTGCTGGCATCACCGAGCCTATCGTCTATGGTGTGGTGCTCAAATACAAACGCCTCATCCCCATCGTTGCCCTTAGCGGAGCCATCAGTGGCGCGCTTACTGCCATCCTAAAAGTATCTAGCACCCCCGCTGGACTAGGTGGAATTTTAAGCTGGCCGGGTTTTCTTGGTGCGCCAAGCAACTCCTTCACTATCGCCATCTTAGCCATGATTATTCAAGTAGCTACTGCCATCTTAGCCATGATCTTAGCTCTGGCATGGGGACATGAGGAGAAAGTTAAATAG